Proteins from a single region of Lelliottia sp. JS-SCA-14:
- a CDS encoding LysR substrate-binding domain-containing protein has product MSRRTFPHNAVDAFLVTARHLNLTHAAKELCLTQGAVSRKIATLESWFGFPLFERHARGLRLSSQGSALLPDLQAAFEHLLTVAEQARAQQTVVRLKVPTCAMRWLVPRLLQVEREQPELQIALTTSTDHTVNFKTESYDAAIVFGTHLNAGDLLFEEALTPVMSPLRLNAPLETLTFLHPTRDKTDWSLWLSRQAELALTMQRNQHFDTMDLAITAAMQGLGVAIADETLVEEDIRAGRLARPFDTSVKTGASYRLVLRESRAKAAGLAAFRACLLNQDSHGASSPV; this is encoded by the coding sequence ATGTCGCGCCGTACCTTCCCACACAATGCTGTAGACGCCTTTCTGGTCACCGCCCGTCATCTGAATCTCACCCATGCGGCAAAAGAGCTGTGCCTGACTCAGGGAGCCGTGAGCCGGAAAATTGCCACTCTGGAAAGCTGGTTCGGCTTCCCGCTTTTTGAGCGCCACGCACGTGGTTTGAGACTTTCCTCACAGGGAAGCGCCCTGCTGCCTGACCTGCAGGCCGCGTTCGAACATCTGTTAACGGTGGCCGAGCAGGCGCGCGCGCAGCAAACGGTCGTGCGCCTGAAAGTCCCGACCTGTGCCATGCGCTGGCTGGTCCCGCGGCTGCTACAGGTCGAGCGCGAACAGCCCGAGCTGCAAATTGCGCTCACTACCTCTACCGATCACACGGTGAACTTCAAAACCGAATCCTACGACGCGGCGATCGTGTTCGGCACCCATTTAAATGCGGGCGATCTGCTGTTTGAGGAGGCGCTAACGCCGGTGATGAGCCCACTACGATTGAATGCCCCGCTGGAAACCCTGACCTTTCTTCACCCTACTCGGGACAAAACGGACTGGTCGCTTTGGCTCTCCAGACAGGCTGAACTCGCCCTGACGATGCAGAGAAATCAGCATTTCGACACTATGGATTTGGCGATCACCGCCGCGATGCAGGGGCTGGGCGTGGCGATTGCAGATGAAACGCTGGTCGAAGAGGATATTCGTGCCGGACGTCTCGCGCGTCCTTTTGATACCAGCGTCAAAACCGGGGCCAGCTACCGTCTGGTTTTACGGGAATCGCGCGCGAAAGCCGCCGGGCTGGCCGCGTTTCGCGCATGTTTGCTCAATCAAGACTCACATGGTGCTTCATCACCCGTTTAA
- a CDS encoding LysR substrate-binding domain-containing protein, which produces MEKNGLFSQRIRLRHLHTFVAVAQQGTLGRAAETLNLSQPALSKTLNELEQLTGTRLFDRGRLGAQLTLVGEQFLTHAVKVLDALNTAGQALNRKDDHPGDVVRVGALPTAALGILPAAIGQFHKQQKNTTLQVATMSNTMLLAGLKSGELDLGIGRMSDPELMGGLNYELLFLESLKLVVRPNHPLLHDTVTLSRVMEWPVVVSPKGTAPRHNAEVMLQMQGCKLPSGCIETLSASLSRQLTVDYDYVWFVPSGAVKEDLRQGSLTSLPIASPGAGEPIGILTRVDTQLSSGAQSLLSAIRKSMPG; this is translated from the coding sequence ATGGAAAAAAATGGTTTGTTTAGTCAGCGCATACGCTTGCGCCATCTGCACACTTTTGTGGCCGTCGCTCAACAGGGAACGCTGGGGCGTGCGGCTGAAACTCTTAATCTTAGCCAGCCGGCCCTTTCAAAAACGCTGAACGAACTGGAACAACTGACCGGAACTCGTCTTTTCGATCGCGGGCGTCTTGGCGCGCAGCTGACCTTAGTCGGCGAGCAGTTTCTGACCCATGCCGTCAAAGTACTGGATGCCCTGAATACCGCCGGTCAGGCGCTGAATCGTAAAGACGATCATCCCGGCGACGTGGTGCGCGTGGGTGCCCTGCCCACGGCAGCGCTCGGCATTTTGCCTGCGGCTATTGGGCAGTTTCATAAGCAGCAAAAAAACACCACCCTGCAGGTGGCGACCATGAGCAACACCATGCTGCTGGCGGGATTAAAGTCGGGCGAGCTGGATCTGGGGATCGGGCGCATGTCCGATCCTGAGCTGATGGGCGGCCTGAATTATGAACTCTTGTTCCTGGAATCGCTGAAACTGGTGGTTCGCCCGAATCATCCGCTGCTTCACGATACGGTGACACTGAGCCGGGTGATGGAGTGGCCGGTGGTGGTATCGCCGAAAGGCACCGCCCCGCGCCATAACGCTGAAGTGATGCTGCAAATGCAGGGCTGCAAGCTGCCGTCCGGGTGCATCGAAACCCTTTCGGCGTCGCTATCGCGTCAGCTGACGGTGGACTATGACTACGTCTGGTTTGTGCCGTCCGGTGCGGTAAAAGAAGATCTGCGCCAGGGCTCGCTCACCTCTCTGCCGATTGCCTCTCCTGGGGCCGGTGAGCCTATCGGCATTTTGACTCGCGTCGACACGCAGCTCTCTTCCGGCGCGCAGTCGCTCCTGAGCGCGATCCGCAAGTCGATGCCAGGCTAA
- a CDS encoding pyridoxal phosphate-dependent aminotransferase, translating to MTLHTPVQTRSKLPDVGTTIFTVIGQLSAQHNAINLSQGAPNFSCDPKLIAGVTRAMEAGHNQYAAMTGLQPLKERIVDKIATLYGTRYDASSEVLITASASEGLYSAISGLVHPGDEVIYFEPSFDSYAPIVRLQGATPVAIKLTVPDFAVDWDEVRAAVTPRTRMIIINTPHNPSGQVFSAQDLEQLAAITRQTDIIILSDEVYEHVVFDGQPHHGMATHPQLAERSVIISSFGKTYHVTGWRVGYCVAPAELMDEICKVHQFLMFSADTPMQYAFAEHMADPQTWLSLSAFYQRKRDLLQNLLAESPFRLLPSAGSFFLLADYSHFSDESDSEMVKRLIVDSGVATIPLSAFYTDGTDNKLIRLSFAKDEATLRAGAQALCRVKPR from the coding sequence ATGACTCTGCATACGCCCGTGCAAACCCGTTCAAAACTGCCTGACGTTGGCACGACGATTTTTACCGTGATTGGCCAACTCTCCGCTCAACATAACGCCATCAATCTTTCTCAGGGAGCGCCCAACTTTTCCTGCGATCCTAAACTTATCGCGGGCGTCACGCGGGCGATGGAAGCGGGGCATAACCAGTATGCCGCGATGACAGGCCTGCAGCCGCTCAAAGAGCGCATCGTCGATAAAATTGCCACGCTGTATGGCACCCGCTACGACGCCAGCAGCGAAGTCCTGATCACCGCCAGCGCCAGCGAAGGGCTCTATTCAGCCATCAGTGGGCTGGTGCATCCCGGTGATGAAGTTATCTATTTTGAACCCTCTTTCGACAGCTACGCGCCGATTGTCCGCTTGCAGGGCGCGACGCCTGTGGCGATTAAACTCACGGTGCCAGATTTTGCCGTCGACTGGGACGAAGTCCGCGCTGCGGTCACACCCCGCACCCGCATGATCATCATTAACACGCCGCACAACCCGAGCGGGCAGGTCTTTTCTGCACAAGACCTGGAACAGCTGGCGGCGATCACCCGCCAGACTGACATCATTATTTTGTCTGATGAAGTGTACGAACACGTGGTGTTTGACGGACAGCCGCATCACGGCATGGCCACGCATCCGCAGCTGGCGGAGCGTAGCGTGATCATCTCATCATTTGGAAAAACCTATCATGTCACCGGCTGGCGCGTAGGGTATTGTGTGGCTCCCGCTGAGCTGATGGACGAAATCTGCAAAGTGCATCAATTTCTGATGTTTTCTGCCGATACTCCAATGCAGTACGCCTTTGCGGAGCACATGGCCGATCCGCAAACCTGGCTGTCGCTGTCGGCGTTTTACCAGCGCAAGCGCGATCTTCTGCAAAATTTACTGGCGGAATCGCCCTTCCGTCTGCTGCCGAGCGCCGGGTCGTTCTTCCTGCTGGCTGATTACAGTCATTTCAGCGACGAAAGCGACAGCGAGATGGTTAAACGTCTGATCGTCGATTCCGGTGTGGCAACCATTCCGCTGTCGGCGTTTTATACGGACGGAACAGATAACAAATTGATCCGCCTCTCTTTTGCCAAAGACGAGGCAACATTACGGGCAGGTGCGCAGGCCCTGTGTCGGGTTAAACCACGCTAA
- a CDS encoding VOC family protein, whose amino-acid sequence MANTITADDIREHFSQAMSGMYQQEVPQYGTLLELVADVNLAVLENNPHLHEQLANADELARLNVERHGAIRVGSAQELSTLRRMFAIMGMYPVSYYDLSQAGVPVHSTAFRPIDDAALSRNPFRVFTSLLRMELIENVDMRKRATEILAQRNIFTPRCLELIALHESEGHFTETQAREFVREALETFRWHRHATVDQETYLALHNEHRLIADVVCFRGCHINHLTPRTLDIDRVQELMPKYGIEPKILIEGPPRREVPILLRQTSFKALEEPVLFAGEHKGTHTARFGEIEQRGVALTPKGRELYDRLLTEAGTGRDNLTHQLHLREVFQTFPDSEMFLRRQELAYFRYRLTPAGEAHRQAFRPGDDPQPLIERGWVVAQPITYEDFLPVSAAGIFQSNLGNETQTRSHGNSSREAFETALGCPVYDEFELYQQAEDRSKRRCGLL is encoded by the coding sequence ATGGCGAACACCATCACGGCTGATGACATTCGGGAACACTTTTCGCAGGCTATGTCAGGGATGTACCAGCAGGAAGTTCCGCAGTACGGCACATTGCTGGAGCTGGTTGCGGATGTGAATCTGGCGGTACTGGAAAACAACCCGCACTTACATGAACAACTCGCCAACGCCGATGAGCTGGCGCGTTTGAATGTCGAGCGCCACGGGGCGATCCGCGTGGGCAGTGCGCAGGAACTCTCTACGCTGCGGCGGATGTTTGCCATTATGGGCATGTATCCCGTCAGCTATTACGATCTCTCCCAGGCAGGCGTCCCGGTGCACTCCACGGCGTTTCGCCCTATCGATGACGCCGCGCTGTCCCGCAATCCGTTCCGCGTTTTCACCTCGCTGCTGCGCATGGAGCTTATCGAGAACGTGGATATGCGCAAACGCGCGACGGAAATCCTCGCCCAGCGCAATATCTTCACGCCGCGTTGCCTGGAGCTGATCGCGCTGCATGAGTCGGAAGGGCACTTTACTGAAACGCAGGCGCGCGAGTTTGTTCGTGAAGCGCTGGAAACCTTCCGCTGGCATCGCCACGCCACCGTCGATCAGGAAACCTATTTGGCGCTGCACAATGAACATCGTCTGATCGCCGACGTGGTCTGCTTCCGCGGCTGCCATATCAATCATCTTACGCCGCGCACCTTAGATATCGACCGGGTGCAGGAGCTGATGCCGAAGTACGGCATTGAACCGAAGATTTTGATCGAAGGCCCGCCGCGTCGTGAGGTGCCGATTTTACTGCGTCAGACCAGTTTTAAAGCGCTGGAAGAGCCGGTGCTGTTTGCCGGAGAACATAAAGGCACGCACACGGCGCGCTTTGGCGAGATCGAGCAGCGTGGGGTGGCACTCACACCGAAAGGCCGAGAACTTTATGATCGGCTGCTTACCGAAGCAGGCACCGGCAGGGACAATCTGACCCATCAGCTGCATCTGCGTGAAGTGTTCCAGACCTTCCCGGACAGCGAAATGTTCCTCCGCCGTCAGGAGCTGGCCTATTTCCGCTACCGTCTGACGCCTGCGGGCGAGGCGCATCGGCAGGCATTTCGTCCGGGCGACGATCCGCAGCCGCTGATTGAGCGCGGCTGGGTCGTGGCGCAGCCGATCACCTATGAAGATTTTCTGCCGGTGAGTGCGGCGGGGATTTTCCAGTCGAATCTGGGGAATGAAACCCAGACGCGGAGCCACGGGAATTCCAGTCGGGAAGCATTTGAAACCGCGCTCGGCTGCCCGGTGTACGACGAGTTTGAGCTCTATCAGCAGGCGGAAGACCGCAGTAAACGGCGTTGCGGTTTGCTCTGA
- a CDS encoding membrane-bound PQQ-dependent dehydrogenase, glucose/quinate/shikimate family, protein MAFGSAPRGVPRLLQWLLVVLMALIGLAIGGLGLKLATVGGTWYFLIMGVVMLVSAFLILTNRTSGIVLYAIAFVASLFWAVSDAGWDFWPLFSRLFTLAVLAFLCAIVWPFLRAANSRQPANTKPAFALAALLAVAMLVSFGWMFKPQTLVAANEAVPVKPVAPGEEQKNWEHWGNTTHGDRFAALDQINKQNIGELKVAWTAHTGDIPVSNGSGAEDQNTPLQIGDTLFVCTPYSKVLALDVDSGKEKWRYDSKATAPNWQRCRGLGFFEDHSVVTTSQTESQPAACSRRLFLPTTDARLIAINADTGKVCEDFGDRGIVDLSVGMGEIKPGYYQQTSTPLVAGNVVVVGGRVADNFSTGEPPGVVRAYDVHTGKLAWAWDPGNPELTGLPPEGQTYTRGTPNVWSAMSYDAKLNLIYLPTGNATPDFYAGERTALDDKYSSSIVAVDATTGQVRWHFQTTHHDLWDFDLPSQPLLYDLPDGKGGTTPVLVQTSKQGMIFMLNRETGKPVAKVEERPVPAGNIEGERYSPTQPYSVGMPMIGNQTLTESDMWGATPVDLLLCRIQFKEMRHQGVFTPPGLDRSLQFPGSLGGMNWGSVSVDPNNGLMFVNDMRLGLANYMVPRANVAKNASGIEMGIVPMDGTPFGAMRERFLSPLGIPCQKPPFGTMSAVDLKSGKLVWQVPVGTVEDTGPLGIRMHMPIPIGMPTLGASLSTQSGLLFFAGTQDFYLRAFDTATGKEIWKDRLPVGSQSGPMTYVSPKTGKQYIIINAGGARQSPDRGDYIIAYALPDKA, encoded by the coding sequence ATGGCATTTGGCAGCGCGCCACGCGGGGTCCCAAGACTTCTGCAGTGGCTCCTGGTCGTCCTGATGGCACTCATCGGACTGGCGATCGGCGGACTGGGCCTGAAGCTCGCCACCGTAGGCGGCACCTGGTACTTCCTGATCATGGGCGTGGTGATGTTGGTCTCCGCCTTTTTAATCCTGACGAATCGCACCAGCGGTATCGTCCTTTATGCTATCGCGTTTGTCGCTTCCCTGTTCTGGGCGGTTAGCGATGCTGGCTGGGATTTCTGGCCGCTCTTCTCGCGCCTGTTTACCCTCGCCGTGCTGGCCTTCCTGTGTGCCATCGTCTGGCCGTTCCTGCGCGCGGCAAACAGCCGTCAACCGGCTAACACCAAACCGGCATTTGCCCTGGCCGCGCTGCTGGCCGTCGCCATGCTGGTAAGCTTCGGCTGGATGTTTAAGCCGCAAACCCTGGTGGCCGCTAATGAAGCGGTGCCGGTGAAACCCGTCGCGCCAGGCGAAGAGCAGAAAAACTGGGAGCACTGGGGCAACACGACCCACGGCGACCGTTTTGCTGCGCTTGACCAGATCAACAAGCAGAATATCGGTGAGCTGAAAGTGGCATGGACCGCACACACGGGTGATATCCCGGTGAGCAACGGCTCCGGTGCAGAAGACCAGAACACCCCGCTGCAGATCGGCGACACCCTGTTTGTCTGCACGCCGTACAGTAAAGTGCTGGCCCTGGACGTCGATTCCGGCAAAGAGAAATGGCGCTACGATTCCAAAGCCACCGCACCCAACTGGCAGCGCTGCCGTGGGCTGGGCTTCTTTGAAGATCACAGTGTCGTGACAACGTCACAAACCGAATCTCAACCTGCCGCCTGCTCCCGTCGTCTGTTCCTGCCGACCACCGATGCGCGTCTGATCGCCATCAACGCCGATACCGGTAAAGTCTGCGAAGATTTCGGCGATCGCGGTATTGTCGATCTCAGCGTTGGTATGGGTGAAATCAAGCCAGGCTACTACCAGCAAACCTCGACGCCGCTGGTGGCGGGGAATGTGGTGGTCGTTGGTGGCCGTGTGGCGGATAACTTCTCCACCGGTGAACCGCCGGGCGTGGTGCGTGCCTATGACGTTCACACCGGTAAACTGGCGTGGGCCTGGGATCCAGGCAACCCTGAACTGACCGGCCTGCCGCCGGAAGGTCAGACCTATACGCGCGGTACGCCGAACGTCTGGTCTGCGATGTCTTACGACGCCAAACTGAACCTGATCTATCTTCCGACCGGCAACGCGACGCCAGATTTCTACGCAGGCGAACGTACCGCGCTGGACGATAAGTACAGCTCCTCAATTGTGGCCGTCGACGCCACCACCGGTCAGGTGCGCTGGCATTTCCAGACCACCCACCACGATCTGTGGGACTTTGACCTGCCTTCCCAGCCGCTGCTGTACGATCTGCCAGACGGCAAAGGCGGCACCACGCCGGTGCTGGTGCAAACCAGCAAACAGGGCATGATCTTTATGCTCAACCGTGAAACCGGTAAACCGGTGGCGAAAGTGGAAGAGCGCCCTGTCCCGGCGGGCAACATTGAAGGTGAACGTTACTCCCCGACGCAGCCGTATTCCGTTGGCATGCCGATGATTGGCAACCAGACGCTGACCGAATCCGATATGTGGGGCGCGACACCGGTCGATCTGCTGCTGTGCCGTATCCAGTTTAAAGAGATGCGTCATCAGGGTGTCTTCACCCCACCGGGTCTGGACCGTTCTCTGCAGTTCCCTGGCTCTCTGGGCGGGATGAACTGGGGCAGCGTGTCGGTTGATCCGAACAACGGTCTGATGTTCGTCAACGATATGCGTCTGGGCCTGGCGAACTACATGGTGCCGCGCGCTAACGTGGCTAAAAACGCGAGCGGGATCGAGATGGGTATCGTACCGATGGACGGGACACCGTTCGGCGCCATGCGCGAGCGCTTCCTCTCTCCGCTGGGCATTCCATGCCAGAAACCACCGTTCGGCACCATGTCCGCCGTGGATCTGAAAAGTGGCAAACTGGTGTGGCAGGTTCCGGTCGGTACCGTTGAAGACACGGGTCCGCTGGGCATTCGTATGCACATGCCAATCCCAATCGGCATGCCAACCCTGGGCGCGTCGCTTTCAACTCAGTCTGGTCTGCTGTTCTTCGCGGGCACTCAGGATTTCTACCTGCGCGCGTTTGATACTGCGACAGGGAAAGAGATCTGGAAAGACCGTCTGCCGGTGGGCAGCCAGTCCGGTCCGATGACTTACGTCTCCCCGAAAACCGGGAAACAGTACATCATTATCAACGCGGGTGGCGCGCGCCAGTCGCCGGATCGCGGCGATTACATTATCGCCTACGCCCTGCCAGATAAGGCGTAA
- a CDS encoding ABC transporter substrate-binding protein, with protein MKFNALVVGMGLLCSFSSFAATELRYGLEAEYPPFESRNASGELEGFDIDLGKAICKAAELKCSWVETSFDALIPGLMAKKFDAINSAMNITDQRRQSIDFTQPIYRIPSQLVGKEGSGVEATPEGLKGKTIGVLQGSIQETYAKEHWEKHGVTVVSYKDQNMAWGDLLNGRIDASLVMSAAGQAGFLSKPQGKGFGFIGKPVSDDTILGSGIGFGLRKGDEATKKQLDTAIEKVRADGTIDQLAKKYFPGIDVSVK; from the coding sequence ATGAAATTTAACGCATTAGTTGTCGGCATGGGATTGCTGTGTTCATTTTCTTCCTTTGCTGCGACCGAGCTGCGCTATGGCCTGGAAGCGGAGTATCCGCCGTTTGAAAGCCGCAATGCGTCGGGAGAACTGGAAGGTTTTGATATCGATCTGGGTAAGGCGATCTGTAAAGCTGCCGAACTGAAATGCAGCTGGGTTGAGACCTCCTTTGACGCGTTGATCCCGGGCTTAATGGCGAAGAAATTTGACGCCATTAACTCGGCGATGAACATCACCGATCAGCGCCGTCAGAGCATTGACTTCACCCAGCCGATCTACCGTATTCCTTCCCAACTGGTGGGCAAAGAAGGGAGCGGCGTTGAAGCGACGCCGGAAGGGTTAAAAGGCAAAACCATCGGTGTTCTGCAGGGTTCCATCCAGGAAACCTATGCCAAAGAGCACTGGGAGAAGCACGGTGTCACCGTGGTGTCTTATAAAGATCAGAATATGGCCTGGGGTGACTTGCTAAATGGTCGTATCGACGCCTCGCTGGTGATGTCAGCGGCCGGGCAGGCAGGTTTCCTCAGTAAGCCGCAGGGGAAAGGATTTGGCTTTATTGGCAAACCAGTGTCGGACGACACTATCCTCGGTAGCGGGATCGGCTTCGGGCTGCGTAAAGGTGATGAGGCCACCAAAAAACAGCTCGATACGGCCATTGAGAAAGTCCGCGCTGACGGAACGATCGACCAGCTTGCGAAGAAATACTTCCCGGGTATCGATGTCAGCGTAAAATAA
- the ompC gene encoding porin OmpC → MNRKVLALVIPALLAAGAAHSAEVYNKDGNKLDLYGKVDGLHYFSDDASKDGDQTYARLGFKGETQINDQLVGFGQWEYQVMGNSTEDQNTAFTRLAFAGLKVGDYGSFDYGRNYGVLYDVEGWTDMLPEFGGDTWAQSDVYMTSRTNGVATYRNTNFFGMVDGLNFALQYQGNNENGNNDNEGTNNSGRSFRKQNGDGFGISSTYDFGMGFSAGAAYSSSDRTNDQVNAGRAQNNQYAGGDKADAWTAGLKYDANNVYLATMYSETRNMTIYGSDDNGGIANKTQNFEVTAQYQFDFGLRPAISYLQSKGKDLGYNGNNTDKDLVKYADIGATYYFNKNMSTYVDYKINLLDNDDQFYKDAGISTDDIVALGLVYQF, encoded by the coding sequence ATGAATAGAAAAGTATTGGCACTGGTCATTCCTGCGCTTCTGGCAGCAGGTGCAGCTCACTCAGCTGAAGTTTATAACAAAGACGGTAACAAACTTGACCTTTACGGCAAAGTCGATGGTCTGCACTATTTCTCTGATGACGCCTCTAAAGACGGTGATCAGACTTATGCTCGTCTGGGTTTCAAAGGCGAAACTCAGATTAACGATCAGCTGGTTGGTTTCGGTCAGTGGGAATACCAGGTCATGGGTAACAGCACCGAAGACCAAAACACCGCCTTTACCCGTCTGGCATTCGCGGGCCTGAAAGTGGGTGATTACGGTTCATTCGACTACGGTCGTAACTACGGCGTTCTGTACGACGTAGAAGGCTGGACCGATATGCTGCCAGAATTCGGTGGCGATACTTGGGCACAGTCTGATGTCTATATGACCAGCCGTACCAACGGAGTAGCCACCTACCGTAACACTAACTTCTTTGGTATGGTTGATGGCCTGAATTTTGCCCTGCAGTATCAGGGTAACAACGAAAATGGCAACAACGATAACGAAGGTACCAATAACAGTGGTCGTAGTTTCCGTAAACAAAACGGTGACGGTTTCGGTATCTCTTCAACCTATGATTTCGGCATGGGCTTCAGCGCGGGTGCGGCTTACTCTTCTTCAGACCGTACGAATGACCAGGTTAATGCTGGTCGCGCACAAAATAACCAATATGCTGGTGGCGATAAAGCAGACGCATGGACCGCAGGTCTGAAATACGACGCGAACAATGTCTACCTGGCAACCATGTATTCTGAAACCCGTAACATGACCATTTACGGTAGCGATGATAATGGCGGTATCGCCAACAAAACTCAGAACTTCGAAGTGACTGCACAATACCAGTTCGACTTCGGTCTGCGTCCTGCGATTTCTTACCTGCAGTCTAAAGGTAAGGACCTGGGCTATAACGGCAATAACACAGATAAAGATCTGGTTAAATATGCTGACATTGGCGCAACCTATTACTTCAACAAAAACATGTCCACCTACGTTGATTATAAAATCAACCTGCTGGACAACGACGATCAGTTCTATAAAGATGCTGGCATCTCTACAGACGATATCGTAGCCTTGGGTCTGGTTTACCAGTTCTAA
- a CDS encoding carboxylesterase/lipase family protein, whose amino-acid sequence MEHSTPPVVTTRQGALCGFTDEDIHVWCGIPYAAPPVGALRWRSPQPPEPWDGIRLADTISASSWQNSDYCRELGGGDPGGFSEDCLYLNVWSPAKRNAQLPVMVWLHGGGFTIGAGGLPPYNGKALAQRDVVVVTINYRLGHLGFFAHPALAGEEASVVHNFALYDQISALNWVRDNIAAFGGDPDNVTLFGESAGARSVLSLLASPLAKGLFHKAIVQSGYTLPDTPREQALQKGEALAAHFGIENATAEQLRAIPADAFWCMAAPLNIAPTPIVGDSVLPEPMLDVFFAARQHPVPLMIGSNSDEASVMAVFGIDLAGQIQKLRRERRLGLGLIKLLYPGVKGDEELGRQVCRDMAFTTMGFVVMQAQQRVGEPCWRYWFDYVAEAEHDTYLNGAWHGNEVPYVFDTLGNIEPSRQYVNERDLAFAAQVADYWVNFARHASRTCDALQGPTRWPACRKGRDVLLRIGLNKHAGFRLENRFMRARMSLFKRVMKHHVSLD is encoded by the coding sequence ATGGAACATTCCACTCCCCCGGTGGTGACGACGCGCCAGGGTGCGCTCTGCGGTTTTACGGATGAAGATATTCATGTCTGGTGCGGTATTCCCTATGCCGCACCGCCCGTCGGCGCACTGCGCTGGCGATCGCCGCAACCTCCTGAACCCTGGGACGGTATTCGTCTGGCCGATACGATATCGGCATCCAGCTGGCAAAACAGCGACTACTGCCGGGAACTGGGCGGGGGCGACCCTGGGGGGTTCTCGGAGGATTGTCTCTATCTCAACGTCTGGTCTCCCGCAAAACGCAATGCGCAGCTGCCGGTGATGGTCTGGCTACACGGCGGCGGGTTTACGATCGGCGCGGGCGGATTGCCACCGTACAATGGTAAGGCGCTGGCGCAACGGGACGTGGTTGTCGTGACCATCAACTATCGTCTGGGCCATCTCGGTTTCTTCGCCCATCCAGCGCTCGCCGGTGAAGAAGCGTCGGTTGTGCATAATTTTGCGCTCTACGATCAAATCTCGGCCCTCAACTGGGTGCGCGACAACATTGCCGCGTTTGGCGGCGATCCGGATAACGTGACCTTGTTCGGTGAGTCTGCCGGGGCGCGCAGCGTGCTGTCATTGCTCGCGTCTCCGCTGGCAAAAGGGCTGTTTCATAAGGCGATTGTCCAGAGCGGCTACACGCTGCCCGATACTCCACGCGAGCAGGCGTTGCAAAAAGGTGAGGCGCTGGCGGCGCATTTTGGTATTGAGAATGCCACGGCAGAACAGCTGCGGGCGATCCCGGCGGACGCCTTCTGGTGCATGGCTGCACCCCTGAACATCGCGCCGACGCCGATTGTTGGCGACAGCGTGTTGCCGGAGCCGATGCTGGATGTGTTCTTTGCCGCCCGCCAGCACCCTGTGCCGCTGATGATTGGCTCTAACAGCGACGAAGCCAGCGTGATGGCGGTGTTTGGCATCGATCTCGCCGGGCAAATTCAGAAGCTGCGCCGCGAACGGCGATTGGGTCTGGGACTGATCAAGCTGCTTTATCCTGGTGTGAAGGGCGACGAAGAGCTGGGGCGGCAGGTGTGCCGCGATATGGCGTTCACCACCATGGGATTTGTGGTGATGCAGGCCCAGCAGCGCGTCGGCGAGCCCTGCTGGCGCTACTGGTTTGATTATGTCGCGGAAGCGGAACACGATACCTATCTCAACGGCGCGTGGCACGGGAATGAAGTGCCGTATGTTTTTGATACGCTGGGGAACATTGAGCCTTCACGCCAGTATGTGAACGAGCGCGATCTGGCGTTTGCCGCGCAGGTGGCGGATTACTGGGTCAACTTTGCCCGTCATGCGAGCCGAACCTGCGATGCGCTACAGGGCCCGACGCGCTGGCCTGCCTGTCGTAAAGGGCGGGACGTGTTGCTGCGTATCGGTTTGAATAAACATGCAGGTTTTCGGCTGGAAAACCGCTTTATGCGCGCCCGAATGAGCCTGTTTAAACGGGTGATGAAGCACCATGTGAGTCTTGATTGA